ACAAACTCACAATGAATGAACGCGGTTTGCTGTTTCAGGCTGCTGACAATTCCTCTCAATTATTTCCCAAACTGCACCTTTGGAAGCACTGGAAGTGAAAACGAGCACTGCGCGCGGCGTCGCGGCAATTATTTGTTTGAAGTGTTTCTTTTAACTCCGCCTTCCATTCGCGTGAACTTGAAGTAGAACACACCTTTCATTAGCTCCAGGACGTTCGAATTATTTTAAAGAATCGGTTCGCTCGAACGGTTcgtttcaatgaactggttcaaaaagatGAATCTTTTGAACCATCACTAATGAGTGTGTGACATTTTGTGTgttcttttctttaaatgttaGCCCTGCcgttttgtatgtgtgttatttGTTCATAATTTCATGTCACAATTTAAGTGCGAAATTGTTATAATGAATCATTTATAAGGAACCGGTTCAAGAGAGCAATTCATTCGCGACATTGAGGGATGTGAtgtcctttttattatttgtgcatCTGAGAACTGACAACAGGTTGCAGCCTTCATTAATCACTGCAGTGCCAGTCTGTTGTTAAACCTGTGTTTGCCTCCGCTGTCTAACTCTTCAAACAGTTTCAAAAAGCTGTTGACTATTTCCTGgcgtgcctgtgtgtgtgtgtgtgtgtgtgtatgtgtgtatgtatgtctgtatggGAGTGAACTGGAGAAAGCGAGGAGAAGAAGAGGTCTGAGGtattgaaataatcaataattatttttgaatttttttttgggaaaagtgaaaaattatgttttcaatttattaaacttatttccTAATCTTGCTATGCATGCCATGCATTACTTAATGCTTGTGGAACAGCTAACGACAAAGAAAGAGGCACTTCACTGCCCCCTGTTGTCCGCAGGGATACAAAATCACGAGAGCATGTAGTGTGTTTTGACTCCGTTGACCCAGAAATTTAATCTTACAATGACTGTTGATCTCAGATACATATAATCTTATCAGGGATCTCAACCAACAACCGTAACTAattttctgattggctaaaaatgTTGGCAGCTCCTCTGACTTTTGGTGCACTGATCACGCGCCATGCTGCATCTTTCTCATTTCACTTTCAAAACAGCCATGAATTCTAACAGAATATTACAAACATTgcaataaaatctatataatgaTATGAAATGGAACTTGTGTTTTAAGTTTGCTTTGATGTCAGGGGTAAGGTTAGTGCTGTGCACGTTCTTGTGGTTCCCCCATCATGTGAATGAAACATGACTGTACAGTACTGTTCATCTTATGCGAGTGCATAATTGTAAACATTTATAATCCATCGTTTTAAAGGgtataaatgaattttaaagggtttaatttaaagggtataattaattatttaacaaataatgtttattacttTTAGTTAAAACTCTCTACTGTAGAATGTATACCCTTTaaaagaaattgattttattcaaaatattagcaCTGGTGCAAATAGAAAAGATTTGTAAGAAAGGTGACTATCAGATTAATCTTCAGTGaatataagttaaaaataaataaacatatatttttttaaaaaaatccttgtttGCTGAACAAATCCTACAGTCGCAAACTGTATATAGCTCATGCgcaacacctaaaaaaaaaaactatcggtAGTGATTCAAATGCAGATACGCGGGAGATTGATTGAGCGGAGCTGATGCTGAAGAACTCTTCATGGACACATTGAGCTTTTAATAATACCCCTGAATATCAAGCTTGTTATTTTGACATTCACAACTTTATCGCTAtaatcaattactttttttaaacttgcacTATTGTCATAGCCCTTAACTTCTGATCTACCACTTGTTGTTGGAACCATTTATTTGTACGTTTTCAACCAAAGAAATCAATGCAGTGCCTGCTGTTTCACATCCTGTTGTGAAAAAGACCATTTATTCCGttgaaatagttttatatatttttttttccaaatatccTTTAGTGGGGCTGATATATAAAGTGatgatacaatttaaaatatttaattagacCAACAACGTGATTTGTTGAAACATTAAGCTTTTCCATTGGCTCAACATGAAATTTCACATTAACTCAATGCTGCAACAAGTCCTTAACATGGTGAGTtggaaatgtgatttatttttgtttacagctTTTGTGAGaattatcaattttattaaatattagcaACTTTTGTTGACTATGAACATAACATCATAAAACAATTTTAGTACTGCATAAAAACAAAGATATTTCCTGTTAAAGAATACAACTATCTTCCCTTTTGCCTGCCGACCGCATCTGCCATCTCTGCTGATCCAGAGTCTGTCTACAGCCATGGCAGGAACCTCAGGGATTGGACAGGCTGAGACAACAGGGGTGGCAGCCTTGACCCCTGCATGACTTGAACCTCTGCATCCATGACAGTAAACTCTGCATGATTAAGCATTAAAAGATTgcaatcttgtgtttttgttgctgcccaaattaaaattctatctaattatctaattgaaattaattaactttaaaaCAGACTGATGCaacaaacattttgtcagaacctctagtaaatgttttgtttggctATAAAATTTCCTCACCACATCAAGACATCATGTATTGTAACAAGTCTGAAGAGTGTGTTATGTTCTGTTCAGGTGTGATTTAAGTGCATGTATATTCTCTTTTTGTGTTATGTGTTCTTTTGAATTGGGCTTTGAGGGGTGAGTATTCTTCTATTGAATAAGTCTATGCActcatgtgttgttttttgttgttgttgttgaaggtAAGAGCATCCATTACATGAGTGTTCACaataatataaaacttaaaactgTAACATGAGTCTTAGCACTTATTACAATCATTACAgtactgtttttcattttatatataaaattccattttattaaatactttatcaattttattatataaaataattttcaccGAATATCCTTTGATTGATCTGTTGTGTTATTAAAGTGATGTGATATTAATACAGTGTGTTTATTGTATAACCATTCCAAAGAAATTCACTCAGGTTGCTTTGCCAGTATAATTTTTGaataggggtgtgtgtgtgtgttgcagtctCCAGTGAGCTCGGTCGGTTGGAGCGGTTTCGGTCTTATCCCATGATAATTCAATGATTGTAAGGCACCATGTTTGTCTCAGGTATCCTTGCTTCTGCTTCCCTTGGAGTGGCGCCCACAACATGGCCATCTTTGGTAATCGTACCTGGGATAGCCAAAGAATATGGCCTGCTAAACGAAACTGGCGTTAATTCATCAATTCATTCCAGATCGACCATAGTCGCCGTATAACTGCCGTGGTCTTCCCAAGTCTTCCCAAGTTGACTCGCAATGACTATACGGAGGATCTTCCTCTTGGCAGTGCAGCTGTTAGCTCGCAGAGTGATCATTGGGTAGATCCAAGCAATGCAATATCGTCTGCAAAATCTAAATCTGCAAATCATCCTTCATCTCTTCACCATAGGCTGTGGTCACTGTGGTCGAGAGTACATCACATGACAAAATCCATAACAAGAAGAAAGAGGAATGGCATGTATGTGTATGAGCTCAAGTTCTTGCGGTTGATTGTAGAATGCATCCTTCACAGTGTTCTGCATCTTCCGTTGGGGCATAAAGTTGGACCTGGGCTTGCAAAAATGGTGGAAAAGTTCCAGTAAATTTCAGAAACATTCCAGAAGTTTGGGAaatttccaggattttttggaatcttccagggatttttggaaagtttctggaAATTTACCGGAAACTTTACACCCGTTTGCAACCCTAGTTGGACCACAGAGATCTTGATGTGTTGGGTTTGGAAGCGGGCAGATTCTGTCCGATATTTCAGCCACTGCTACCATAGACACCATTGCTGCTAAAAAGATAAATCTGACACCCACATGCATGGTCAACTCCATGCCCAGAGTAAACAATGGTCTTATCATCACTAAGGATTTGGCCAGATCCCGGTCACTGTACCTCCGATATCAAGCCATTAGTCATCAAAGCTCTGAAGCAGTTAGACGAGTTTACCAATCTGGTAAAGGTTTCTTACATTCCATGTTTCTATTTGAGTAATCAATTTCACGGTGAAAGAGACCATACATTGCAAGTTGTACGACTGCAGGGTTTTGATCCaacatcgtcatcatcatcatcatattattTGGCCCCACTCCCAACCCTCCTCCTTTATCCGGGCTTGGGACCGGCACTGTCAGAGTTTACTCTTCCAGTGGCGGagttactattaatatatatttattattattattagaaatatatatatatatacacataaatatttaaaaatatattttttttatacatttacaatatatacaatataaataaatacaatattttaacacCCCTAAGCCTAGATTACAGCCTCAGTAGAGGgatgttataataaatattttaaatagaaaagtataaaactatttataatatatacaatattttaacatCCCTAAGTCTGTAATAAGGTCTAGGTGgtataatgaatattttaaatataaaaatattttaaaaaaaataataaatataaaaagtattaaaccatttaaaatatatagataaaatgtaaatatttttacatccCTAAGCCTGTAATAAATCCTAAGTGGAAGgatgttataataaatattttaaattgaaaaagtatacaattatgtacaatatattctatatacattatttttgtttaaatctaCCTTTTAAGATCCCtgacatattttaacattctttaaatatattaaatataaaatgtaaaaaactatttacaatatacatttttttaataaatactttaaatataaaaagtaaaaaaatactttacagtatatacaatattttaacatCCCTAAGTCTGTAATAAGGCCTACTGTAAGTGGAGGGATGTtatgacaaatattttaaatataaaaagtaaaaatctattcacagtatatataatatacaatattttaacatCCCTAAGTCTGTAATAAGGCCTATGTGGAGGgatgttataataaatattttaaattgaaaaagtataaaactactttaaaaaaaatatacatgcatcTCTAAATACATGATAATGATAGTAATAAGGCCTAAGCCGAGGCATGGAAAGGCCCCTCATGTCATCTTGCCAGAAACAACACTGACAGTATAAACCTACTGTACTTCTCATCGATGACATGAATGCTGTTTAGATGCATTCCGGTTAATTGGTAGAGGATTGGGAAAACCCAACACAAACCATTCATGGTAAAGCATCAGCTCCAGGGGAATCCTGTGCTCTGGATGACGCTGCAGACAAGCCCACAAAAAATGGATGCATTCTGTGCAAAAAAAGATGAGAGAAATTTGATTATTATCTTAACTTTACACATGCTATCTTTAGTCTTATACATGCTACATAATTATTAATTCTTTGCTGAAAATCTTACCTTGTGACAGCGCAAATACAGACTTGTTGCTGCCCAAGCAGTACAAGTCTCTGGCTGTTGGAAAACGCCCATGCAGCATTGCAAACAGGAGCACCCCTAATGAATACACTGTCGCAGGCTTTGCATGATATCTGCCTCTGTCATGATATTCTGGAGGGAAGTATGGTTTTGTACCTAGGGGAAAGAAATTTTGTTAGATGTTTATAACACAAGCATGCTGACTACATACAGGATGCGTCTGAGTGAGCTAATCAATTTGATAGCAAAGCGATGTGTAATACTTACCACAGCAGGCGCTGTAGCCTGAATCCTTCACGAGGTCCCCACACCCAAAGTCGATCAATTTGATCTCCAAAGTTGTCGGGTTCACGAGTACGTTTTCCAGCTTGATGTCGCGATGGAAAATGCCACGATAGCAGCAGTAGTTAGCGGCATAAATTACTTGCCACATGAGGTACTGTGCTATCTGCTCGCTGAGGAAACCTCCAGTGCATTTCAGAAATTTTCCCATATCCATGCTTGGCACGGGGCGCTCCATGACTATAAGGTAGTAGTCTGGGTCATCCTGCCAGTCCAGCATTTCAATTATATGTGGACAGTTGGGTTTCCTGTTGATGATGACTGCCAACGCAATCTCTAAAGGAAGAGGTTTGGGGTGAAAagcctaaaaagaaaaaaatggaaaaatgataaTTAGATTGAAGTCATTTGCCACATTGTTCGTCAAAGGAAGTTTGCTTATTGAAATGTTATTAACATCAATATAAGATGGTGTTATGATGTATCATAATTGAATGAGAAGAAAAATGCAGAGAGCGAAGCATACTCACAGTGCTGACATATGTCGTACGTTTCGTCTTTTGGACATATTTCACAGCCACCTGATTaacaaaacaaagaataaacAATTAACATGTGTACAGAGGTGATTTCATTCCAGTCATAAATCCTGAAGAGAAGTACATCAACAAGCAGTAAATTAAAACCTAGTAAAGTATGTTTGGTCAGTCTTAAAAAGTTGAGTTATCTAAATAGTGAATATAAGATACATTAACAATgaagtaaaaagacaaaataccTTAAGACCATCCTTATAGCGAGTCCCTTTTCGAACTGATCCAAATCCTCCTTCACCCAGCCTGCCACCAAATTTGTACCGCCAACAAATATGATCTGTTAAAAATAAGTAAACgtaaatgacattaaataaagTGACATTTCattcttattcattttataattaaaattcatttgacACACTGGAAGACTATTTAAATGAACTGCAACAAAGCTAAATGGTgattaaatgtattacaaaaactTACTGTACATATTACAGCTGTTTTGGGTTATGGCAGTAAACCTACCTTTGTCCAGCTCTCCTGATGGAACGGAGTCTACTTGAGTATGCACAGCACTGGCAATGCCCCAATCTACTTCAGGATGCCTTGCAGAGACAATCCCTACACGACCTTTAGAGGCAATAGCCATGTCTACTTTGGGACACCCTGTAGAGGTATTGCCCTTGTCTACTTTGAAACGCCCTGCAGTAGCAAAGCCCTTGTCTGGTTGGGGACGCATTGCACAGGCAATGCCCCCATCTACTTTAGGACGCACTGCACAGGCAACATCCCTCTCTGCTTTGGGACTGACTGCACAGGCAATGTCCCTCTTTGCTTTGGGTCTCACAGCAGAGGTAACGTCCTGATGTACTATGAGACTCCCTGCAGAGGCAATGTCCTCATCTGCTACTGCACAGGCAATGGCACTGTGTGTTGCGGAGGTCACTGCAGAGTCAAAGCTGCCATCTGCTGACAGACACACTGGAGAGTCAGTGTCTTTATCTGCTGATGACCACACTGATGTGTCCAGGATCGCAGGTCGGAGGACGTCTTCAGTGTATTCAGCAGTGGGGATCAGTTCCTTGAGGCctaaatggcaaataaataaatattatgaataaaatattgcaaaccAATATTCAATAGTTTCTTCACTTAGAGgcacttttttgtattttgaaaaagcTAGGTTTTCTAGATAATGTAAATTGATGTTTTAGATCTTAAAATTCTCAAATATTGACTGGTTTGGCATTGACACCTACAGTAAGAAAGATCTTGTATCAAACTCAGATCAACAGTCCTCAacacaatttcattttcattcgtttcttgtgtgtttttttgtggaaaaacaatAGCAAACAAGCAATACAAATAACGAagcaactatttatgaaaaattCAACTTTACCTTGACTATGACTCCGATATGTTCCTGTTCCCAGTACAGAAGTCTGGTTCAGCTTCTCAGCCTTAGCGACACTGTACTTTTTTCTTCTTAAGTGCCACCTCCAAAACCTCTTCCTTTTTCTCGTATTCTTTTCTGTCCTCGCCTCACTACCACCATCAGCCGCACAAGCCCCAGCAGGCGTCTCATTATCCTGATCAGGATGGGGTTGGGGTTCTTGTACAGACTTCCTCTTTAACAAAGTCCTTAGATGATTCAGTGCCTTTCTTAATAGGCCCATTTTTACACAGTTTACTGGTGTACGTTTATAGTACTTTGATACCCAACTACTTAAAACCTACAAAGTGAGCAAGAATAAAGAGTCGCGCTTTTTATATGCTGGCGACAATTCTATTTGTGACGTCATTAGGTCGCATGCAGAAGttagaacaaaacattttttcaaaacataacAACATCAGTGGTTAAAGTTATCACGTGTTAAAACCACTGATctgtcatatatagatcagtggttaaaACTAACTTAGAAcgacctagcaactgcatagcaacacacagTACCAGTCCGAACACTTTAGACTGGCCCCTTGGGATGATAGCGTTATTCAGTTTCAGTGTCATTCTCATCCAGGCCACAGAGAGGCAATAAAGAGCCACCGCACAACCTTCCAACTGGAGTTTGGAAAAGCAAAACACTAAAGCTCGTAAAGCGAGCAGTTTTTAGTATTCAGACGCATTTATTCTAATTTAAGGTTTTCTGTTTCTTGACGTTTTTACTGTCTTTCTCATAAGTATCAACAGTGTACAGTTGTGACGGTAAGATACTTTTTCGCCTTATTTCAGGAAAACTAGCGCTAGACACAGTTCTGTCAGCTGTTAACGTTACAGTACATTTGTGCATTAGCCTTTAGGAATAGCGTAAAGATCTAAATGGCCTCTTGTaagaaaatgtgctttttatggTCCCAGAATGTATGAAGATCAaacatgttaattatttaatggaATATAGGTGTATGCATAGACAGTGAAAAGCTGAAGGATGCCATTTTCCACCTAAGTTACAATTCTGTACATTTCCCAATGCAATATTTCCATTTGATCACTTTTTTCATCAATCATGATCTGATGATAATATAATTCAGATTTAGTAAAGACTGGACAAGATTTATAATCACATCTAGCAGTTTGACATACACTTTACCTCTTTTGATTAATAAGTTGAGATTCACTGTCCATTACAATGAACATCATAAAATCTTATTTAGGAAATGTAACTCTTAAGTATTTTTATCTGTCTTTGTAATCAACTCTAAGTTGTTATTAAGGTAGGTTtaagaaaaaacatgatttattatttGTGCAGACTTGTGtcagattgattgatttttgtcaaaaatatttcTAACCAGTCTAATAgtcatttaaaaaagacaaaagtgaaAGTCTGAATGGGCAAGTCACCctaaactaaaccaaaaatatatatcaacATGGAACTATTTTGTCTGAACACATGACAATTCTTATTATGCATAAATCTgcaatattatgttaaaaatcaTTGCATGCTAAATCAAATTACCTAACAAAAGTGGTTCTGGGACAATGTCCTACACACACAATATTATAgacaatatcaaaaatatttttcatcaaacgTGTTTGTTTTTACTACAGAGTGCTCTATGGAGTTCCCAAAGCTCCCCCCTCACTCCGGCTCTGTGTTATCAGTAGTGGACATGCACACAGGTGGAGAGCCGCTGCGTATTATCCTGAGTGGGTATCCAGAGGTGAAGGGGGACACCATCCTTGCCAAACGACGCTATGTGAGAGAGCATCTCGATCATCTTCGCAAGGTGTTAATGTTCGAGCCCCGTGGTCACTATGATATGTACGGAGCCCTGCTGGTCAGAAGTGAGTTAGCAGAGGCTGATCTCGGCGTCTTGTTCATGCACAACGAAGGGTACAGCACCATGTGTGGCCACGCTGTCATTGCTCTCGGGCGATTTGCGGTGGATTATGGCTTGATCAAAGCGCCCACTTCACCAGAGACGCAGATAAACATACACTGCCCCTGTGGCTTAGTGAAGGCCTTTACACAGTATTCCAACGGGAAAACTGGAGCTGTCAGATTCCACAGTGTGCCAGCCTTTGCTTTCGCTACAGGTGAGCAATATGGTGTGATCATGATAATATGATCATAAAACCTTTGCAAGTTTGATTATGTTCAAATGGCGTCActttgaaacatgattttttttaactgtttttaattaatcacttgccaaacttgttttatatatattttgtataatatcatatttaaattGTCTTTAAGAGAGCTGTTTTATTCTTTGCCATCCTTGTTTTTCTAGATGTGAGTGTCTCGGTGCCAGGATATGGGTCCATCACTGTGGACATCAGTTATGGTGGAGCTCTTTATGCTTTTGTGAGTTCTGAGAAATTTGGATTGGATGTCAACAAGTCCAAGACCAGAGATCTGGTGGATGCAGCCACTGCTGTGAGTGATGCTGTCAAATCCCAGGTAACTGCTGTCAATGGTAGCTAAAACTagctttaaaagcatttttgttaattgaaatgagctcaaataaaataaaaatataatttaaaaacttaaactacagaaaaaaaaaaatccccttagTAATCAATTGCAGGTTTaagctgaaatactaaaattagtaaaacttaaaataaaataaagctaattaggaaaaaaaattttttaataattgttaaaaacataacataattactaaaactaactcaaattaaaatcaaatctggaaaataaaaattaagataattaaaaaataattctaaaattaaattaaaataaaaaataaataaaatgagatttttgggattttattttaaaaaaaattggcaagTGAAAGAAACATAAACCTACTTTTCaacattgtgttttattagtCTGTAATTTGCATAATTGACTGGTCTAATTGTTGTAATGACTCTAGGTAAAGTTGTACCATCCAGTCAGTGAGGATCTGGCCTTCCTCTATGGCACAATCCTTACTGACGGCAAAGATGCTTTTTCTGAAGAGCCCAcggccaatgtgtgtgtgtttgctgatgCACAGGTAAAACCAGTTGTTTAtatgaaaatcaaaaatacaggaaattcTGGACTTCAGGACTGTTCATCCTAATATGAAATCATTTGGTTGATAGCGACTGGTCTTCTCTTTGTGACAGAGGTTTGTTATATGTGTTGTCAGGTGGACAGAAGCCCTACAGGGTCAGGTGTTACTGCTCGTATAGCTCTTCAGTACCAAAAAGGCCTGATCGGACTGAACCAGACCAGAAGCTTCAAGAGTGGAGCTACAGGATCAGTGTTTACAGGAAAAGCAATAGAGGTACCTGTAGAAAACAGAAACCATTTTAGGGTCTAGTCCTGGAAATGTAGTTTATATTCTTTAACAAAACCAGTAATTGTAGCTGGTCTGTTGTTGAAGGAGACCACTTGTGGGGACTTCAGGGCTGTGGTAGTGGAGGTCACAGGTCATGCTCACTACAGCGGTGTGGCCAGCTTCACCCAAGAGAGCGATGACCCTCTCAGAGGAGGTTTTCTTCTGCGCTGACTTAAAGGTCACAACTGATATTTCTGCTTCTGATCGCAGGTACAGTGTAAGACAGGTTTTCTGAGCTCAGAACATGTGAATCTTCAGATGTAGGTTTTTTATAAAGGAAATCATGAACTGAACATTGATTAAAcattaagatattatatataatagttatgatttcatcatattgtttttaacctgtttttttttttttttttttaaaccattcacCAACAATTACTtagacatttcacaaaatatattttgtttaggtctatttagggtgtgtgtgtgtatacacacacacacacacacacacacacaaaagataataactaaaaaaaaaaaaaactttttaggattctttgatgaatagaaagatccaaagatcaacatttatattaaataagcttttgtaacataaactacatcattcaaaagcttggagtcaagtgtattttaatcattatatatttattattaaattatgaaattaaagaaattaatattttatttagcaaggatgcattaaattgatcaaaagtgatgataaggacatttataatgtaacaaaatatttctatttcagataaatgctgttctgaactctctattcatcaaagaaacctaaaaaaaattctactccgCTTTTTTCAAcatggtaatgtttttttttttgcagcaaatgagaatattagaatgatttctgaaggatcatgtgactagagtaatgatgctaaaattcagctttgaaatcacatgaataaattacattttaaaatatattcaaatggaaagcGGTTATTTtacatagtaaaaatatttcacaccattactgcttttgctgtaaatgtatgtaaaaaaaaaaaagtgacaaggTTAACATTGTAATTGCTAATATTGCCCACCAGAGGACATCATCTGACTGTAGGAACAGTGTGgtgatattgtttttaataattttaataaaacatttggaaTGCCTGATGAAGACTGCGTGActgaaacattatattaaaatgtgattcACAAGCTATAGCAGTGTGGGATTCTACGTGTCTGCTTATATGATTCACTTGTGCTTGAGGTGgcatttcatttagatttttttgaaagttttttatatatatatatatatatatatatataaacattatttttttgcattaccaTTCACTAACAATCAGAGGAGACTTAAATTGACAACATAGTAGAAAATATTACTCCGATTCTTCCATTTATTCTCTTATGATTCATCTTACAATGGAAGGTTGTGTTTTCCTTAAATTATAAAATTCCAATGGAGGTATCTTACACTGAAAAAGGAAACATTGTTACACCATACAACTAGGCTGCTAATAAAAAAAACCAGGAGAGACTCCAGACAGGATGGAAGAACGTAAGGGAAGAAGAGTATTGCCTTGATCCAGTTACTTACAGatcattttaaatatgacttCATTTCACATGAAAACTCCTCAAACAGAGAGACCAACACTTGACATCAGAAACTGCATAGAGTCTGTACAATGACCGTCCAAAGTGTTTAAGACAACATGGGCTCCAGATGCCCCTAAAAACACACCTTTAAAAAATCATTCCCAGTCAGCCTGTATCGGATATCACAATGCAGTCTTCTTTATGATAAAGCAACCCACAACCCTGGTTATTAATGTCAgtaatattcctttaaaacactcaaaaaagaaaaaaaccttttgtcAAAAGGGCAAAATCCTTTTCTTAAAGGTGTACAGTCACTTTACAGCTTTCCACTGACCTACAGTATGTACAGACACTTGTCATTGAATCTTTAAATAACATCTATTCCCACTTTGAATCAGTCAGAAAAGCAAGAAATTGAGAAGTTCAGATGAGTGACGCTTTAGCATGCCAAGACTCAGTGTCACTTTTGGCGATTTGTTTGGTTACAGGAAGAAAATATGGGGTTTAAGGACAAGATTTGCCGTAAGTGGTCAAATGAGCCTGAGTTTCTGATTTATATCCAATCAGTAAACCCACAGTTATCTCAGTCTCTGACAATATCCTGGTGCTCCAGCACTCTTGATGaaataaatcagcaaattaggTTCATTTGGCAGCCGTATTCCTAGTTTCTGAGAGTTTTTTCTCTCTGCATTCAGACAGGTTCCCCATTACAGTCACAGGACACATGATAAGCTGACCGTCTTTGGGTAAACATGCTTTCCTCTGCTACCCGGGATC
The sequence above is drawn from the Cyprinus carpio isolate SPL01 chromosome B20, ASM1834038v1, whole genome shotgun sequence genome and encodes:
- the LOC109058096 gene encoding serine/threonine-protein kinase pim-3-like, with product MGLLRKALNHLRTLLKRKSVQEPQPHPDQDNETPAGACAADGGSEARTEKNTRKRKRFWRWHLRRKKYSVAKAEKLNQTSVLGTGTYRSHSQGLKELIPTAEYTEDVLRPAILDTSVWSSADKDTDSPVCLSADGSFDSAVTSATHSAIACAVADEDIASAGSLIVHQDVTSAVRPKAKRDIACAVSPKAERDVACAVRPKVDGGIACAMRPQPDKGFATAGRFKVDKGNTSTGCPKVDMAIASKGRVGIVSARHPEVDWGIASAVHTQVDSVPSGELDKDHICWRYKFGGRLGEGGFGSVRKGTRYKDGLKVAVKYVQKTKRTTYVSTAFHPKPLPLEIALAVIINRKPNCPHIIEMLDWQDDPDYYLIVMERPVPSMDMGKFLKCTGGFLSEQIAQYLMWQVIYAANYCCYRGIFHRDIKLENVLVNPTTLEIKLIDFGCGDLVKDSGYSACCGTKPYFPPEYHDRGRYHAKPATVYSLGVLLFAMLHGRFPTARDLYCLGSNKSVFALSQECIHFLWACLQRHPEHRIPLELMLYHEWFVLGFPNPLPINRNASKQHSCHR
- the LOC109058095 gene encoding trans-L-3-hydroxyproline dehydratase, coding for MEFPKLPPHSGSVLSVVDMHTGGEPLRIILSGYPEVKGDTILAKRRYVREHLDHLRKVLMFEPRGHYDMYGALLVRSELAEADLGVLFMHNEGYSTMCGHAVIALGRFAVDYGLIKAPTSPETQINIHCPCGLVKAFTQYSNGKTGAVRFHSVPAFAFATDVSVSVPGYGSITVDISYGGALYAFVSSEKFGLDVNKSKTRDLVDAATAVSDAVKSQVKLYHPVSEDLAFLYGTILTDGKDAFSEEPTANVCVFADAQVDRSPTGSGVTARIALQYQKGLIGLNQTRSFKSGATGSVFTGKAIEETTCGDFRAVVVEVTGHAHYSGVASFTQESDDPLRGGFLLR